TCAGTGTCACTTGGTGCAGCGGCCCCACAGCCCCTCTTCttgcaggatgctgtggtggAGGTATCAGAACCTGAGGGGGGCAGCTGAGGGCGGAGAGCCTGGGTCTGGGCCAGGGTCTCTGCTTTCCGCCTTAAGTCAGCTTTGACAAGCATCAGGCCGTTCTGGAGCTCCAACAGGATCTGGTCCTGAGAAGAAGTCAGTGGACAGGGTTAGATGAGGCCACAGAGGGGGGAAGTGAAGGTGAGGATAAGGTGCGAGGttgagtgaaagagaaaagtgaGGCATAATGAAATTTCTCGAACATGCTTTTGCAGTTATCTCCTGGTGTAGCAGTTAGAAACAAAAATTTAGTTTCAAAGCTGGCTGTGCATTGAGATCATTAGCAAAGAGAgtagagggggagaaaaaagaagtaATTTTAAAACTTAGAAATGTATGTTAAGAGACGCAGCTTTAAGTGCTGCCTCTCTAAAGTTCGAGCGTCTGTAATCAGGATCAAAGTGAGAAGAGATAGAATTACTGTCAAAATTCTGCTCTTAATGAACTTCATGCAGATATGCTGACAGGCATGACAGTATATCGGGTCGTGATTTGGTTCAGTACTCTCTGCTTCAACTGAAAGTACTGAACCGACATGTTTGATGTAGCAACACTTATCTATTTTTAGAAATTATGAACTCATccaacaaaaaaagttaaactcTGTTGAAGTCTGCGGTAACTCACAGTTAATAAAttgccaaaatcaaaaaaataaagcttaaaTTCGGAGttacattatttaaatgaatgagcTTTCTCATACCATGACATATAAGGTTGTATTGTACTGATtgtgacagaaatgttcacGGAAGAGGTAATGTATGATGTATcctttcttcctcactctccaATAATATGATCTTTCTACGGAAGTTAGGGCAATAGATGACCGAATAAAATGCAccattatttaaatgaaattatgtgtttttctggGTTTATACATTGTAGCAACAATTTGGGGTAATGTAAGCACACAGCTCTAACAAATATATAACCCCAGGTCCTGCCAATTTATACTATTTAATTCTTATgttaacagcttcaaaatcacaTTGGTGTCTTAATGGGTTTGCAGccacatcacttgtttctgcgcTATGTAACTTTAATGAGGGGGagcgccaaatcacacacaatgccaatttctacataatgttgttcTTTGAATTAAAGTCAGTTATAGAAAAAGCTAATTTCATAAAATAATACATgacaatatactgtacatatcgGTGGTCGTACCTGTTTGGCGAGTGTCTCGTCTGCAGCTGTTAATGCCTGCCGCAGCCTCTCCCCTCCTGTGTTGCGACAGCAGGCTCGTTCACCGGACTGGAGGCCCGCCCCGAGCCTCTGCAGGTCCATACGCAGCTGACGCAAGTTCTGttgaataaagtcagaattttaagTCTTCCTGAGGGTGAAGAGACTCACACAGCGAAATAAAGGTGCACTTTATATGGTATAGCAGTAACTCACCCTTTGACCCTCCTCGAGCTTGCggtcagcagcagaggtgagggTGCCAGTTGAACCTGGGACTTCCAGCTGCATCTTCAGCTTTATCAGCTCtacacagtcaaacagagcaAGACGTCAGATATCGTTGACAATATCATAGCATGACATAAAATAACCAGAGCAGTGTTTCAGACACCTTGTGACTTACCGTGTGACTTTGTGAGCAGCTCAGCGCGACACTGGTCGAGCTCACTGCGTAGCCTGTTGGCTTCTGAGTTACTTGTGATGCGCCGAGATCGTCGAGGCCCCTCAGAGTCGGCCTGTGGCACGGACACCGGCACCGAATCCGTTTCCCTTCGTTTATCAAGGGCGGCAGACAAAGCTTCAATCTCCTGATCTCGCTCCTGAAAGAAACGATTAAATTCATAGCAGCTGCATTCAAATATCTTCCACAGCATTACAAATATAACTACAGTGTGGACATGTATTAAATTTGGGGATTTTATTAAACTCAAGCGTAGATTTTACAGATAATGCATGGGGACAGACACTAGCTGAAAGCATTACACACTTAAGGCTCTCACCTTCAGCTCCTGACTGTAGAACTTCTTCAGATGTTTCTGAATGTTATCTATCTTGTCTTCATACCTCTCTTCGATAAGAGCCCTGTCTGCTTCCAGGGTCTCTCTAAAGGGGGAAAAGACAAAACTCAGCATCTGCATTTACTTTACAAATTCCAGCATTGTCTTATGATATTTCAGTTTCAACTGTTGAGGGGAATGGAAATGATTTGtgatctttttatttcttatctcttttatttcataaaacaaatgatgcCTGCTTACGATTATAAAAGGCATAATGGCCCACCACAATCACATACCTGAAGCCATTTTGCATCTCAGAGATGATCTCTTGCATCTCAGAGACCACCTGCTCTCTCACATTTGCCTCAAGCACCTCCTTCTCTTCCCGCTGGCGCTGCACCTCTTTCTTCAGGACATCAATGGCCTGCAGCAAAGCCTTAGTAAAGCACAGTTGGCAGTGAGAAACACTGGAAATGATGGTATAAAATGCTTTTTGCACACTCACTGGCTAACATTTATCTGGTTTTAGCTGTTAAAAAGGCACAGTGTAGGTATTTTACTATATGCATGTATCTGAACAAATAAAGCCTCCATGGCAACATGTTTATGATTACTTCATAAATTGACATGTTCTGCAAAATAAAGAGAATTGGTTGTGGAGATAATAGTAACTATTACCTCAGTGTTTAACATGGTGATATCTCCATCTTCAACATCACTGTCATCCTCGTCATCTTCCATCAGCGTGCTGTCATTAACGATTCCTGCTGGGTCGCGCAGCAGGGACAGGATGTAAGCCACCCTGGTCTTTGTGGATGGACCATGGACCAGCTGAAATGGTGTGAGGGACATTATTCTTTATTGGTCTTATACCTAAATGCCAGAATAGATCTATGAATCTTTAAATCACAGATGTTCGATGTACAGTACAACAGCATTGTCTCTTACTTGAGTAGCAATAGCTGAGAATTTGAGGGCTTGGAGGGTCTCGTCATAGATGGAGGCACATGGATTGATGTTGACCACCATGCAGGAGGTTCCTCTACCACAGAAGAAACCCTGCAGGACCCGGGTCAGTTTGCTGTCTCTGAAGGGCACCACTTGAGGAGGTCGTGACCTGTAGATACATTAGGAAGTTATTGATGAATCTCTTCCTCAGAAAGTTCATTTAAACAtccttacatttatttttaacctTGTGAACAGAACTATTGATAAACAGTGTTGCATCTTGATACAGAGTTGTCATTAAACACGTACTTGTTGTTCTGGTTGTGTCTCAGAGCAGCTATACAGCGTCCCAGAGTTAAAAGGGAGGTGTTGATGTTGTTggcctccttcatcctctctccaTTATGCTGCTCTTTGCAGCGTTCAGACCCAGCCagatcacacacagtcagtctaaaaaaaaattagacaGTGTGAGACACAGCCCTGTTTTAGCCCTTCTACAATCACAAATCATAATAACTAAAACTATCATTCAGACTAGGAAGCAAAAGGTTAACTTACTCGCTGATGTGCATGGCTGCCTCTGGGCGGACATGCAGGACGCGGATTGAGAAAATGCTGTGGCTGTGGGGGTGATAAATGTACGATCAGAGACTCACTCAAGTGTGAGTCaaacaaaagtgtaaaaataaatcaaaattacGTTTTGTAAGGCAAAAGTTTAACATGGTCCTACCTGCGGCTGGAGTTTTGGTTGAGCTGAGTGCTGGCGAAGCTCTGGTTCCGACGTCCAGCCCTCAGAATTCTCCAGGCTTCCTCAGCACTACGGACCTGGATCCAGGTAAGGTCTAaagcagaaaagggaaaaaattaTACTGTTGCATAAAAAGAATTACTagtaacaacaaaaatgttataCATGCTACTGTACAGCTCATACATAAGTAGCATAACATCCATCAAATGAAGGAAGCTGAATACTGGGAATACACTTCAGGAGGGTTCAAACTATTACATACCATCCTAATTTAATGTTCTCCCAAcatgatttttacattttatttcaagttaCCTTTCACATAGGGGTTGCCCTGCTTGTCGTCACTAAGCCGCAGTGTGGCCCTTTTCCTGGGCTGCAGAGCGGGTGAAGCGTCCAGCAGATCATACAAGAATTCGTTGTAGATCTCATAGAAGGACACCCAGATAGAAAACTGCACTCCTTCTTCCAAATTATCTCCTCCACTGTGTGAGAGGCTGTCGGGCTCCagacaaacactgtcagtgtctgcagagagaaaaattcAATGTACGTTCAATGAAAAGGGCTTTGAAAATGTGCTTGTATTGTCTCAGGAGCACTTTCAATGGTAAATTAGTTTTTGCTAAATGAATCTCAATTTGTAATATACAGTTGTCCAACACAACACAGGGTGTTTTCCTTACCTTCGAGCTGGGTGGCGATGTTGCTTGTACATGAGAGACCCCCGATCCCACTGTCCCAGATTGTAGTGGTGCCACCCCGACGAGAACTCTGATTCTCATCctgcaacaaacaaaagtaGAACATGAGCTTATGTGTGTGGCAGAAGACACTTTAATTTTTTATGATAAGTGATTACCCAGATTAGAAAAATATGACATGAACCTGAATATATAAAAGTTTTAACTAAAGACCTTTGATTAAGAAGGTCCCATGAAATTggattgaaataaaatgtattttgttaaaTTTGTATATGTAACGTGCTGGAAGTTTAGCCATCCAAGCTCACTTGTCTTGACACATGACAGCTCTTTCCTTTactcagacataaaacataaaatcccTCTGAACTCCTTTGGCTGTTAGAGTTCTTTGCTTTCAATCAAGCGTTTGAGCGACGTATTTCAATATAGAGATATCAATAAATATTTGGCATCATACTATCGATTCTAGTTGGATATTTTTTCACCTttagaacagaaacaaaactgagcATAATGCAGGTTGGTTGATGCTGATCTACAGTGAATGCTTGTATGTCTGAATTCACAATGATTTAGTAAGTTATTGAAAATGACACtttcacaaagaaacacacacacaggtaaattACAGATAGACCCATGGGAGCAAAGGACACTGGGATATAGTGTAACAAGgaaatcacagttttcatttcataagATCTTTGAAAGTTCTCCTTCTGTTTACCTCTTTGAGCAGAGAGTTTCTGCGGATTTCCTCAACCCTGACCTCACCAGCGTCCAGCTGCCTCACATCCTGATACATCACAGGCTTCAGGTCCATGGCACCATACAGACGACCCTGCAGTTTCCTGAAGAGAGACGCTAGAGCCCGGGGCAGGAGACCTGCTTCTCGACCAATGCCTGTGGGCCAAAGTTTGAAAGGTAAGATTTACAGAGCTGCAAACAATATCATAATCGAAGCAGGGCTTTTTACAGATGTGACCAAGAAATCTTACCCTGAATAGTGTAAGTCTTTCCAGAATTGGTGACACCATAAGTGTAGAGGAGTCTGTTTTCTCCTTGAAGCACGTCTTTCACCATCTTCTTCATCGTGCACTCATAAAACTGTTGCTGTGTTGTCTCTGGTCCAAAAATCTATGACACATGGGCAGTACAAAACCATCAGCATGTTACCTTTTTATAAGAAACATTTACAGCAGGTTATCACTTATTTAACACTGTGCATAAGCGTGTCCCTCCCACCTTCGAGAAGCTGAACTTGTGTATGCTCTGGGTGACACCCCTCTCTGCGGTCCTCATGTTCTGAGATTCTTTTGGAGCTTTGAGCATCAGCGTTTCTTCATCTTGGACAGCCACACAACCCTGAAAGAAGAGTGAAACTTGAGCACAGAGTAGATGTGCAGAACATAATAAATGCCTAACCACAATAAAATAACACCTACAGAAAATGCCCTCTATtgaaatgttgactttttggtctcacctgttcttctcctctgcctctctctgtgtcagtaaGTGGCCGGATGCGCAGGAAAACCTGCACCTTCTCTGAACTCCCATCACCGCTGCTGCCTTGTCTCACCGCTGCAGGTTTAACTGCAAGTTTctagagacacattttttttttgaattgtttcatgttttgttgctgACATAGAAGATTTTAAATCATGAAACCATTAAATAAGCCAATGCATGGGAGGAAGAAAGCCAGTGTCAACAATACaggttaaaaacatttttttaacacattttgtgtcATCTGTTTACAATGAAAATCCTGTAGGGTACAACAAAAAAGTATGCTCACTGGTTCTATAATGGATGGCCGGGTGTCCAGGCCAGGGGAGATGACCGAGATCTCAGGCAGACGTGGTCTGGACGGGCCTCCATGCTCTGCTGCAGTAGACTCAAACACAGCTATTTCCTCATCCTCATCGTAGGGACATCCACCCGGGGACAAACACAGCGCCATGATTTCCTGTTACAAGAATACCAATCTTCAGGAGGACGAAGTAATTGAAACACATCTCAAACCTGTGAGCCAGAAAATGCATGTGAACGCCACCTTGTAATGTCGTGGTTCAATATAAAGATAAtcataattaaatatattttagtgCAGAAGACCTGTCACAGCAACTCCCCCATACAAATGTGAATGCTCCTTTTTCCACTGATGAGCCCACAATTAGACCATCACTGAAGAATACCTGCAGGTGGAAACTCAGCTTTATGAGAGCGTTTATCTCAGTCAGGGTGTGTCTTCAGACaaggtgacaaaaacacacagaaactggaTGAAGCGTCCTTGCATTTCAAAGCCAACAGCAAACTCTAAGAGTagtcaaacaggaaatgatttcACAGGCATCACCTGTCCTGACAAGTTTAGTACTGATGCAGAAGAACAACATCATTCAAATTTGAAATCCACATAAAAGATGCATTTGACTGTACTGGGCTCCTCTAGTGTTTACCTGTGCTGACAGCAGGGCCAGAATAGTAGTAAAAGAGGaactacaaacatttttttctgtgtaactTTCACATAATCACACAGGCTCTGGCTTGTATATGATGCTAAGGTGaacagaagacacagcaggaagagccacagaggaaggaTCGCtctcccaggatggacagaGGTGTTGTagatgtacagaacagaacaacaaaatcacagtatACGATTTGCATCCATCAGACTCCCCGTCTTTCCAGCAGAGACACAGGGAATCTGACAGTAGCTTTATATGTCAGGTTAGTCTCTACATGACCATGTAACTGAGGTCATACTAGCACCCACACTGACCACTGAGCCCTGACCCTCTGCATCACACCCTGTGGTCACGGAGCCACTCCTCCTGCActtgcattttttaaagaagcTTGGAGAGAGAAGGATGTAGCTATCTTAGAGATGATGTATGACtaatgaaaattaaaactgaCTTGACGAGTGAGCTATTCTTTAAGCTACGATACTGAAGCTCTGTTGATGCCAGACAGCAACATTTTAGGGcgacatttatattttaaaaatatgttttataaaaatgattCACATTTCAGAGGTTATGTGGGAAATCGTTTTTTAAGATGACAATGGAAACTTCTGTTCATGTAGCTGTGTAATGTTAAGGCAACCCGCCAACATTATGCAATGCAGAGAATAAGTACTGAACTATACTGACAGTAAACTTTGTCGAAGATGTTCTACAGTCAACCTTTTAATGTCAGTTCGCTTTTTAGATATGTGAATATGAATTTTAATCAAGAACCATTTGGTCTCGAGCTAAgtgcgtgtgtgcttgcgtgcgtGCCTAACGTAAACTCAACGCGCACGAGACGCTGATTCCCCTGTTtgaaaacatttactgtaagtCTCGAGGTCCCTCTCACCAGACTAACTCGAAACTGCGGGTGTCGTTGTTGTAGATTATTCTACATGGGTTCAGCCGACATTTATGCTCACAGCGGTCTAACAGGTTTATTGTTGTTAAGCCTCGAGCAAGACACCTGAAAGCACAAGACTGTTTTCTTACCTCGAATATCAGAAATGCCAATGAGCGCCGGTGTTCCGGTAGCTGAAGAACTTGACTATAAAACTGTGAATACTGTGTCACAGCTGAGTAAAAGTACCCTGGACCTAGCTAACACTAGCGCACCGCTTCGTATCGGTTTCGAGGCACTCTGAGCCTCAGCTGAGTTCTTTTACCTGACTGCGTTTCGTTTTTGAACAATGCGCTTCCTCCGGAAAGAGAGTCACCGATTGGCTAAAGCTGGTGACGTCACGCTCAATGCCTGCCTTCTGATTGGGTAGCGTGGGTCTCAGACGGTGCTCTGTTTAAAATGCGTCTGTCTAAACAAAGACGCCCTTCAGAAGTTCCTCTCACGTGTTGTAAAtaaaggcagatttttttttttcaaaacatgttcTCACAAGAGAATTGATACATGGCTAAtttaagagaaagaaacaagacaaaaagaaagaaaacggtGTAATGGGGATATAATATTGTAAATGACTGAGGGAGCATACAGTTattatattgtatgtatgtatcatGTACATACTAAAAACGGCTGGATTAAAAATAACCCAATTTTGTTATTAAGGTAACTCAGTGCTGGGTTAAAAGGGGCTAAACC
This sequence is a window from Acanthopagrus latus isolate v.2019 chromosome 13, fAcaLat1.1, whole genome shotgun sequence. Protein-coding genes within it:
- the kif20a gene encoding kinesin-like protein KIF20A, giving the protein MALCLSPGGCPYDEDEEIAVFESTAAEHGGPSRPRLPEISVISPGLDTRPSIIEPKLAVKPAAVRQGSSGDGSSEKVQVFLRIRPLTDTERGRGEEQGCVAVQDEETLMLKAPKESQNMRTAERGVTQSIHKFSFSKIFGPETTQQQFYECTMKKMVKDVLQGENRLLYTYGVTNSGKTYTIQGIGREAGLLPRALASLFRKLQGRLYGAMDLKPVMYQDVRQLDAGEVRVEEIRRNSLLKEDENQSSRRGGTTTIWDSGIGGLSCTSNIATQLEDTDSVCLEPDSLSHSGGDNLEEGVQFSIWVSFYEIYNEFLYDLLDASPALQPRKRATLRLSDDKQGNPYVKDLTWIQVRSAEEAWRILRAGRRNQSFASTQLNQNSSRSHSIFSIRVLHVRPEAAMHISELTVCDLAGSERCKEQHNGERMKEANNINTSLLTLGRCIAALRHNQNNKSRPPQVVPFRDSKLTRVLQGFFCGRGTSCMVVNINPCASIYDETLQALKFSAIATQLVHGPSTKTRVAYILSLLRDPAGIVNDSTLMEDDEDDSDVEDGDITMLNTEALLQAIDVLKKEVQRQREEKEVLEANVREQVVSEMQEIISEMQNGFRETLEADRALIEERYEDKIDNIQKHLKKFYSQELKERDQEIEALSAALDKRRETDSVPVSVPQADSEGPRRSRRITSNSEANRLRSELDQCRAELLTKSHELIKLKMQLEVPGSTGTLTSAADRKLEEGQRNLRQLRMDLQRLGAGLQSGERACCRNTGGERLRQALTAADETLAKQDQILLELQNGLMLVKADLRRKAETLAQTQALRPQLPPSGSDTSTTASCKKRGCGAAAPSDTENRPPQKRPFYQSLFPSCTPTRKYNTRAVEDANITPYSRILRSRQQSPPRSPAPTPRSLRGKY